One Pseudomonas entomophila genomic window carries:
- a CDS encoding TetR/AcrR family transcriptional regulator, whose protein sequence is MLAAAIAVIAQEGYGGAALRPRASMGELAALAGISRATLHRYCGTRENLDSQLEQHAKNTLMQILDNSGALASTEPLAALRQLIREHLAQGELIAFLASRYPVHMSVQHDLRFYLERLDALFFSGQRQGVFRADVTAALLTEMFLSLLHGMVHARQRGHAPSERAKMLENAFLQGIATRAPCWAPA, encoded by the coding sequence TTGCTGGCGGCGGCGATCGCGGTGATCGCGCAAGAAGGCTATGGCGGCGCCGCCTTGCGACCCAGAGCGTCCATGGGTGAACTGGCGGCGTTGGCTGGCATCAGCCGGGCTACCTTGCACCGTTACTGCGGGACGAGAGAAAACCTCGATAGCCAGCTCGAACAGCACGCCAAAAACACGCTCATGCAGATCCTCGACAACAGCGGCGCGCTGGCTTCCACAGAGCCCCTGGCCGCGTTGCGTCAGCTGATTCGCGAACACCTGGCCCAAGGCGAACTGATCGCCTTCCTGGCTTCCCGTTACCCTGTGCACATGAGCGTGCAGCACGACCTGCGGTTTTATCTGGAAAGGCTCGATGCGTTGTTCTTCAGCGGCCAGCGACAGGGTGTATTTCGAGCGGATGTCACCGCGGCGCTGCTGACCGAGATGTTCTTATCGCTGTTGCACGGCATGGTCCATGCCCGCCAGCGAGGGCATGCGCCAAGCGAGCGTGCAAAGATGCTGGAGAACGCGTTTTTGCAGGGCATTGCAACGCGGGCACCCTGTTGGGCGCCCGCGTAG
- a CDS encoding PucR family transcriptional regulator: MTSTPSPWPRPSEAVRELMRKGAELAQALPPEWVERLNQSLFSSPEDARLLEDPVILASCRRANRAELLHWANANLQRPGEPVEPYVSADMVDTARELARRGLSELLMNVARSTQNAAWDLWMKMAFSLTQDPVVLEEFLKVSSRSISEFIDSNMRVVTQIILEEKNAQTHDDPVDKRSLVSRLLDGRDVDAEQFGRRLGYSLAQRHHACLIWSETPDAEIRPLEDMARALAQLTGTVAPLIVFAGPATLWAWSNAAKPLDLNLLQGVARQFPKIRAAIGSAGAGMNGFRRSHLEALTTQRVMGRLAGSPAVATIDQVRMVSLMTQDVRAARQFVLSTLGRLATEPTVLQHSLHAFLANGCSITQTAEVLGTHRNTLLRRLERAQDLLPVPLADHRIQIAAALELVIWSTPLDGDEQ, encoded by the coding sequence ATGACCAGCACGCCATCGCCCTGGCCACGCCCCTCGGAAGCCGTTCGCGAGCTTATGCGCAAAGGCGCCGAACTCGCTCAGGCGCTGCCCCCTGAGTGGGTCGAGCGGCTGAACCAGTCACTGTTCTCTTCACCCGAAGATGCCAGGTTGCTGGAGGACCCGGTCATCCTCGCGTCGTGCCGGCGCGCCAACCGAGCAGAGTTGCTGCATTGGGCCAATGCCAACCTGCAGCGCCCTGGTGAGCCGGTGGAGCCCTACGTGTCTGCTGACATGGTGGACACGGCCAGGGAGCTCGCCCGCAGGGGGCTGTCCGAGCTGCTGATGAATGTTGCAAGGTCGACACAGAACGCAGCCTGGGACCTGTGGATGAAGATGGCCTTCAGCCTGACGCAGGATCCCGTGGTGCTCGAGGAATTCCTGAAGGTCTCGTCGCGTTCGATCTCGGAATTCATCGACAGCAACATGCGTGTGGTGACGCAGATCATCCTCGAAGAAAAGAACGCCCAGACCCATGATGATCCTGTCGATAAACGCAGCCTGGTCAGCCGGCTGCTCGATGGCAGGGATGTGGACGCGGAGCAGTTCGGCAGGCGACTGGGCTACAGCCTTGCGCAGAGACACCATGCCTGCCTCATCTGGAGCGAAACCCCGGACGCCGAGATTCGCCCCCTGGAAGATATGGCGCGTGCCCTGGCGCAGCTCACGGGCACGGTAGCGCCCCTGATCGTATTTGCGGGCCCTGCGACCCTGTGGGCCTGGAGCAATGCGGCAAAGCCGCTGGACCTGAACCTGCTGCAAGGCGTCGCTCGACAATTTCCCAAGATTCGCGCGGCAATCGGTTCGGCGGGCGCGGGGATGAATGGCTTCCGGCGCTCGCACCTAGAAGCCTTGACCACCCAGCGGGTGATGGGCCGCTTGGCGGGTTCACCCGCCGTTGCCACGATCGATCAGGTGAGGATGGTGTCGTTGATGACCCAGGATGTCCGCGCGGCCAGGCAGTTCGTCTTGAGCACCTTGGGGCGTCTGGCGACCGAACCCACGGTGCTTCAGCATTCGTTGCACGCCTTCCTGGCCAATGGCTGCAGCATCACCCAGACCGCCGAGGTGCTGGGTACCCATCGAAATACCTTGCTGCGCCGGCTGGAGCGCGCCCAGGACCTGCTGCCTGTCCCGCTTGCCGATCATCGCATCCAGATCGCCGCCGCTCTTGAGCTGGTGATCTGGAGTACGCCGCTCGATGGCGACGAGCAATAG
- a CDS encoding DNA-binding protein: protein MAVGVPENHVFAAADAVLARGERPTVERVRLELGRGSPARVGALLDQWWEQLAERLRGETRLPDLPAELAQAFVAIWQQAITLAQGVAEQGLASQRQVLTEEREALVALEARARLDVAQARQQTGEAVSARQRAETRLADLEQLLAQRLAQIDDLRGQRDELLAQRNEARGQVVNLQQQVHDARVQAEQAREEQQRYTREVEDRAYREIDRTREENKGLTLQLTESSGKLQVMQQALTTSQGELSAAREQRSSAERLSRTAIEQLEQVRTTSLQLDEQRQVLQERVQVLYGELADAQRSAVAQQARADTLETQLSQLRQTLQSKHQRTRP, encoded by the coding sequence ATGGCAGTAGGCGTACCGGAAAACCACGTATTCGCTGCAGCGGATGCGGTCTTAGCCCGCGGTGAACGGCCGACGGTGGAACGGGTGCGCCTGGAACTGGGTCGAGGCAGTCCGGCGCGGGTCGGTGCCTTGCTCGACCAATGGTGGGAGCAACTGGCGGAGCGCTTGCGCGGCGAAACGCGCTTGCCGGACCTGCCAGCGGAGCTGGCGCAAGCCTTCGTGGCAATTTGGCAGCAGGCCATCACTTTGGCCCAGGGCGTGGCTGAACAGGGGCTGGCCAGTCAGCGGCAGGTGCTCACGGAAGAGCGGGAAGCGCTGGTCGCGTTGGAAGCCCGCGCCCGTCTGGACGTTGCCCAAGCACGCCAGCAGACGGGAGAGGCGGTGAGTGCGCGACAACGCGCAGAAACCCGTCTGGCTGACTTGGAGCAACTGCTAGCCCAGCGACTAGCGCAGATCGATGATCTGCGTGGCCAACGCGACGAGCTGTTGGCTCAGCGCAACGAGGCGCGCGGACAGGTCGTAAACCTCCAGCAGCAGGTTCACGACGCCCGGGTGCAAGCGGAGCAGGCGCGTGAAGAGCAGCAGCGCTACACCCGCGAGGTTGAAGATCGCGCTTATCGGGAAATTGACCGTACCCGGGAAGAGAACAAAGGCTTGACGCTGCAGTTGACGGAGAGCAGCGGCAAACTGCAGGTGATGCAGCAAGCTTTGACGACGAGCCAAGGGGAATTGAGTGCAGCGCGTGAGCAACGCAGCAGCGCCGAGCGGCTATCGCGGACCGCAATTGAGCAGTTGGAGCAGGTACGGACGACCTCGCTGCAGCTGGATGAGCAGCGGCAAGTCCTGCAGGAGCGAGTGCAAGTCCTGTACGGCGAGTTGGCTGATGCACAGCGCAGCGCGGTGGCGCAGCAAGCGCGCGCCGACACCCTGGAGACGCAGCTCTCGCAGTTGCGGCAGACATTGCAAAGTAAGCATCAGCGCACTCGACCCTGA
- a CDS encoding KAP family P-loop NTPase fold protein — protein sequence MNHDNLQFAHDRPIARQQDDRLDRADFAQRLAWAVSSWKNQESLVISLTGSWGSGKSSIKNMTLEQLASIQGCQVIEFNPWQWAGQDKLSSAFFEEISRAVQRQDSSKDDKQLAKVLRRYEQRLNAGVSVLSHTAKWAPILLGSAVMTTALGSIAQGTTAQVTIWTLSAASWLGSIAPWLKQGAEWCLKKANILDQQAKDNEMTLQQIRAELQQLLSKRQQPLLIVLDDLDRLSTEQLKDMFQLVKAHMDFANVVFLLLFQRDTVEQGLARAGFDGADYLEKIIQVPFSVPAISTNQLEEILLSRLNDILASEPQLQQRFDKAYWGQVFQRGMRPFFGNLRHVYRYASTLAFHCRLLRGTEVAEINAVDLFALECLRIFAPETYAAMPRYKILLTGSEPYARQDEAQRNRIIEVIDQLVKLAPEVHQPATRQLLQEMFPTLDWVFTRTQHDQPIQLRWLIDSRVCCEEVFDRYFELSIPTQELPNSLLHEFARRITEPEDFASLLCTFEDHRQAGILQRLLGLVDEFPLDQSPAVVQSLLRAGEQVGRRMSHTHWSPREQVVRLLRLFLKRHAQESTRSQLVVEAFHAVPSLPVADQLLAADYALRRRGDIGMFDDAGLEQLKNLYLGTVRQVASADPDAFLGDEDLSSYLTDLNRYGTGGDEGRGWVEQHVNSPSRFLQFARGFTSFQSSYTGGNTTYTAYISPSTLEYMMGLSRCAEWVERLESMGLGDDDSETLALVKDALSRHAQSEATIQE from the coding sequence ATGAACCACGATAACCTGCAGTTTGCCCACGATAGGCCGATCGCTCGGCAACAAGACGACCGGCTGGATCGAGCCGACTTTGCTCAACGCCTGGCATGGGCTGTCAGCTCCTGGAAGAACCAGGAAAGCCTGGTCATTAGCCTTACCGGCAGTTGGGGAAGCGGCAAAAGCTCGATTAAAAACATGACTCTAGAGCAGTTGGCGAGCATTCAAGGTTGTCAGGTGATCGAGTTCAACCCCTGGCAGTGGGCCGGCCAGGACAAGCTAAGTAGTGCCTTCTTCGAGGAGATCTCTCGGGCAGTTCAGCGCCAGGACTCAAGCAAGGATGACAAGCAACTTGCCAAAGTGCTTCGGCGCTATGAGCAGCGCCTGAACGCGGGCGTCAGTGTCCTCAGCCATACCGCCAAATGGGCGCCGATCCTGCTCGGCTCGGCCGTGATGACCACCGCCCTGGGCAGCATTGCGCAAGGCACTACTGCACAGGTGACCATTTGGACGCTCAGTGCGGCCAGCTGGCTGGGGAGTATCGCCCCATGGCTGAAACAAGGGGCTGAATGGTGTCTCAAAAAGGCGAACATCCTTGATCAGCAGGCCAAGGACAACGAGATGACCCTCCAGCAGATTCGCGCAGAACTGCAACAGTTGCTCAGCAAGCGCCAGCAACCGCTGTTGATTGTCCTCGATGACCTGGACCGGCTGTCCACCGAGCAGCTGAAAGATATGTTCCAATTGGTCAAGGCGCACATGGATTTCGCCAATGTGGTGTTCCTCTTGTTGTTCCAGCGTGACACGGTCGAGCAAGGCCTTGCCCGTGCAGGGTTCGACGGCGCGGATTACCTGGAGAAAATCATCCAGGTACCGTTCAGCGTACCGGCGATCTCGACCAATCAGCTGGAGGAGATCCTGCTCAGCAGGTTGAATGACATCCTAGCCAGTGAACCGCAACTGCAACAACGCTTCGACAAGGCGTATTGGGGGCAGGTGTTCCAGCGCGGGATGCGCCCTTTTTTTGGCAACTTGCGCCATGTCTATCGCTACGCTTCCACCTTGGCGTTTCATTGCCGGCTGCTTCGTGGTACCGAGGTGGCGGAGATCAATGCGGTCGATTTGTTTGCCCTGGAGTGCCTGCGGATCTTCGCACCGGAAACCTACGCAGCGATGCCGCGCTACAAAATACTGCTCACCGGCAGCGAGCCCTACGCTCGACAGGATGAAGCGCAACGCAACCGTATTATTGAGGTCATTGACCAACTGGTGAAGCTTGCCCCGGAGGTTCATCAGCCGGCCACACGCCAGTTGCTCCAGGAAATGTTCCCGACCCTGGACTGGGTGTTCACTCGAACGCAGCACGATCAACCCATCCAGCTCCGCTGGCTCATCGACTCGCGGGTCTGCTGCGAGGAAGTGTTTGATCGCTATTTCGAACTGTCGATTCCCACGCAGGAGCTTCCTAACTCGCTGTTGCACGAGTTCGCCCGGCGGATCACCGAGCCAGAGGACTTCGCCAGCTTACTGTGCACATTCGAAGATCACCGACAGGCGGGAATTCTGCAGCGCTTGCTGGGCCTTGTGGACGAGTTCCCGCTCGATCAGTCACCGGCCGTAGTGCAATCTTTGCTACGGGCCGGTGAGCAAGTGGGCCGGCGCATGTCGCACACCCACTGGTCGCCGCGCGAGCAAGTCGTACGCTTGCTGCGGCTGTTCCTGAAGCGCCACGCGCAAGAGAGTACGCGCAGCCAGCTGGTTGTCGAGGCGTTTCACGCAGTGCCCAGCCTGCCCGTGGCCGACCAATTGCTCGCCGCAGACTATGCGCTGCGCCGCAGAGGCGATATCGGCATGTTCGACGATGCGGGGCTGGAGCAACTGAAAAACTTGTACCTGGGTACCGTACGCCAGGTGGCAAGTGCAGACCCTGATGCGTTTCTGGGTGACGAAGACCTATCTTCCTATCTCACGGACCTCAACCGCTACGGCACCGGCGGCGATGAGGGGCGCGGCTGGGTGGAGCAGCACGTCAACTCACCGAGCCGATTCCTCCAGTTCGCACGGGGATTTACCAGTTTTCAAAGCTCGTACACCGGCGGCAATACGACTTATACGG